Within bacterium, the genomic segment TGCAGCCGAGCCGCCCGAACGCGAGCCCGAGCGGGATTCCGATCGACGAGGCGTCGGCCACAGGCAGGAACGGCATCCGGTGCTTCCGGAGGTACAGGAGGCAGGTCGCCGTCGCGGCGATGAATCCGCCGTAGAAGACCAGCCCGCCGTTCCACAGCTTGATGATCTCCCAGGGCGCCGCCGCGTATTCCCGCCAGTAGACGAGGACGTGGAACGTCCGCGCCCCCGCGATGGCGGAGAGGACCACCCAGAACCCCATGTCGAGGAACTTCTCGCGGTCGAGCCCCCGGCGGGCGATCTCCCGGCCGGAGACCCACAGGGCGGCGAGGAAGCCGATCGCGACGAAGACCCCGTACGAGAAGATCTTGATGCTACCGATTTGCAGCAGGACGGGATGCATCCGCGGGCTCCTTCGGGGAGAACACCATGTCGATCAAGAGCAGGCCCACGCCGACGGAAATCCCGATGTCCGCCACGTTGAAGGTGGGCCAGTGGTACCCGCGCCAGTACAG encodes:
- the lgt gene encoding prolipoprotein diacylglyceryl transferase, producing MHPVLLQIGSIKIFSYGVFVAIGFLAALWVSGREIARRGLDREKFLDMGFWVVLSAIAGARTFHVLVYWREYAAAPWEIIKLWNGGLVFYGGFIAATATCLLYLRKHRMPFLPVADASSIGIPLGLAFGRLGCTSAGCCFGKPTSLPWAITFTDPACLAPLHVPLHPTQIYESIGGFAIFAFLYATRDRFKTPGMLFWTMLILYGAARSFFEIFRDDPRGFLGPFSESQVVSAVLITYAVVSILRARSKATSTT